Part of the Candidatus Omnitrophota bacterium genome is shown below.
AACTTCTTTTCGCTCTTATCAAAAGAGGCCTTTATGGTTATCGAGCCCTTCGGGGGGGTGTATTTAAGGGAGTTATTGACCAGGTTGGCGATGACCCGTTTTATCAGTTCCCTGTCCGCCGACAGCGCCGGCAGCTCCCCGGGGATCTCCATCGATATGGTCTTATTATCGAAACGGGCGAGGATCTGGAGTTGTTCCATCACCTCTCTGGCTATATCGGTAAGGTTGAAATCCTCGTATCTTAATTTTATCTTTCCTTCTTCCATCTTGTTTATATCGAGCAGGTTTCCCGTCATCCTCTTCAATTCCTGTCCCGCGGCGAGCGCTATCTCCAGGCCGTCCTTCTGGTCCTGGGCGAGCTTATCCCAGGATTGCATCTTCAACAGCTGCATGAAGCCCGTTATGTTGGTGAGGGGGTTATTAAGGTCGTGGACTATCATGTGGGTGAGGCTGTCTTTCAACCCCTCAAGCTCTTTCAATTTCTTATAATTCTCCTCGATCGTCTTTTTGGTCCGGGCCAGGTCGTCCTGTATCTCTTTGCGTTCAACGGTCTTGCTCAACCGGTCTGCGATGGCGCCTATGAGACGCCTCTCCTCCTGGAGGAAAGGGCCCTCATCCATCGGAGGTTTCTCTTCAAGCAGGTATGCCTCGATGACGCCCGCTTTCGTCCCGAATATCGTGATATCGGCGGATTGCCCCCACTTCGTCATCTTAAAATCGTCCGTCTTGAATTCTCTCCCCCTGAATATTATCCTTGCGCAGGTTATCCCGGGGTATTGCCAGGAAGGGGGGATAAGGCGGACGGTCCCGTTGAATATATCATCCAGTGAGTTGGCGTATTTTGAGACGAGCTCGGCAATGCCGTAGAGGCAATTGAGCTCTTTTATGGCAAGCCCGACGTTGTTGAGCAGTGACTCTTTCTCTTCTTCCGCCTTCTTGCGTTTTGAGGCCTCTTCCGCGAGGCGTTCCTTATCGTTCATCCCGCATCCCTTTCGTAAATTCGCGTAAAACGCGCGCACTTTTATATTATAGTATACACTAAAAATCCCAAACTTCAAAAACAAGTGCGATATTTTACGCATAATTTTTCGTCTTCTCACATCAGGCGTTTACTTTTGTGCCCGCCTTCCGCTTGTCGTTCGTTCGGATTAGGC
Proteins encoded:
- a CDS encoding HAMP domain-containing sensor histidine kinase, with protein sequence MNDKERLAEEASKRKKAEEEKESLLNNVGLAIKELNCLYGIAELVSKYANSLDDIFNGTVRLIPPSWQYPGITCARIIFRGREFKTDDFKMTKWGQSADITIFGTKAGVIEAYLLEEKPPMDEGPFLQEERRLIGAIADRLSKTVERKEIQDDLARTKKTIEENYKKLKELEGLKDSLTHMIVHDLNNPLTNITGFMQLLKMQSWDKLAQDQKDGLEIALAAGQELKRMTGNLLDINKMEEGKIKLRYEDFNLTDIAREVMEQLQILARFDNKTISMEIPGELPALSADRELIKRVIANLVNNSLKYTPPKGSITIKASFDKSEKKFRIQVRDTGDGIPKEYLDKIFNKFVQVETAKAKAGRGLGLTFCKMTVEAHGGKIWVESEPGKGSTFIFTLPLKGGTG